Proteins encoded together in one Leishmania donovani BPK282A1 complete genome, chromosome 33 window:
- a CDS encoding pumilio protein, putative, whose protein sequence is MYSEQSWNDHHSVSGTQRFTRGGGIGSINPSGRGGAGGYDVGSAAAAGGYNSVAAARQQSPQPTSFYPPVTSRFTPMDFELFINSNRDPTDEMRRSQEYYYWYHSKQPRDPRVPQPLPSLEVQETFTTMETPWEDVSAMPSSTAVRAGTASGLGRKMGGKSLALDAKDLCETQEAQAINPYGHSLITESNMMSPSTQFFAAYAPTPLAMATPSTLRAYAHGHLPMPSSGNRGSYEGEMAGGVTYGRGTAPAAKSIASQQYYTQEPMNAFGLYNTGVDPGSNYYDATQGSSSNGLGAGHGNPYQLMEGMGEVDPTMLYSQPGTDCGFQSRGTGRGGNRRYNNNSAGGGVGGGRAGRNNYRGGRGAGGMGSMESGSGPNSHRFVGSEKLRMFRHDVAEQKTSQWRLDDLKGYAVEFAKDQEGSRFIQSAVDTASPESLDVLFHEIFESPLELVTDIFGNYVLQKLLDKGNTPQLTFAAERMCGHVVELTMQTYGCRVIQKCIEVMPSAGLDIILAELKDNVAKCIQDQNGNHVIQKCVEVIPQRCGFIISAFSGRVMELATHAYGCRVIQCIMQHCPEQEDTIFNELLKAVDVLAKDQYGNYVIQHVLQNVKDESKIESVYAALKPKFFYLSKQKFASNVMEKLYARSSPANRMEIVEMMCADFPSKADHVEIVAFKRSATKTAAIVNAEEGTWPPTRSNADGTVKEVKEKNREAKDAAMGIIEEVVSVGLGQPSMLCLMMSDQYANYVVQRVLDASEVDQFVKLVDNIEKYILPIRTYTYGRPIVQRLSRRKLVLAPGDEAGEAGSTSMSSHNHNEGRANHNEGRSNHNEGRANHHRR, encoded by the coding sequence ATGTACTCGGAACAGAGCTGGAACGATCACCACAGCGTCTCAGGCACGCAGCGCTTtacgcgtggcggcggtaTCGGCAGCATCAACCCTAgtggccgcggcggggcTGGCGGCTACGACGTGGgaagcgcagccgccgcaggcgGGTACAACAGCGTCGCGGCCGCACGTCAGCAGTCTCCACAGCCCACATCCTTTTACCCTCCTGTAACCTCGCGCTTTACTCCTATGGACTTCGAGCTTTTTATCAACAGCAACCGTGACCCCACCGATGAGATGCGGCGTTCGCAGGAGTACTACTACTGGTACCACAGCAAGCAGCCTCGAGACCCCCGCGTGCCGCAACCGCTACCCTCTCTGGAGGTGCAGGAAACATTCACCACCATGGAGACGCCGTGGGAGGATGTGAGTGCGATGCCCTCCTCTACTGCTGTTCGCGCAGGTACTGCTAGCGGCTTGGGGCGCAAGATGGGTGGCAAGAGCCTCGCCCTCGACGCCAAGGATCTTTGCGAAacgcaggaggcgcaggccaTCAACCCGTACGGGCACAGCCTCATCACCGAGAGCAACATGATGAGCCCTAGCACGCAGTTCTTTGCGGCGTATGCCCCAACACCGCTGGCAATGGCAACCCCCAGCACCCTCCGCGCCTACGCGCACGGTCACTTGCCCATGCCTTCATCCGGCAACCGCGGCAGCTATGAGGGGGAGATGGCCGGCGGAGTCACGTacggccgcggcaccgcgcccgCCGCCAAGAGTATCGCCTCACAGCAGTACTACACGCAGGAGCCCATGAACGCCTTTGGCCTCTACAACACTGGAGTGGACCCCGGTTCCAACTACTACGACGCCAcgcagggcagcagcagcaacggtcTTGGCGCTGGCCACGGCAATCCATACCAGCTGATGGAAGGCATGGGTGAGGTAGACCCAACCATGTTGTACAGCCAGCCTGGGACGGACTGCGGCTTCCAGAGTCGCGGCACAGGCCGTGGCGGGAATCGTCGCtacaacaacaacagcgctggaggtggcgtTGGCGGTGGGCGTGCTGGCCGGAACAACTACCGTGGTGgacgcggcgctggtggtATGGGCAGCATGGAGAGTGGCAGTGGCCCGAACAGCCACCGCTTTGTCGGCtcggagaagctgcgcatGTTTCGCCACGACGTGGCGGAGCAGAAGACGTCACAGTGGCGCCTGGACGACCTCAAGGGCTACGCTGTGGAGTTTGCCAAAGACCAGGAGGGCAGCCGTTTCATCCAGAGTGCCGTCGACACGGCCAGCCCCGAGTCGCTGGACGTCCTCTTCCACGAGATCTTTGAATCTCCGCTAGAGCTGGTGACGGACATCTTCGGCAACTACGTTCTGCAGAAGCTCTTGGACAAGGGCAACACGCCGCAGCTCACCTTTGCGGCGGAGCGGATGTGCGGCCATGTAGTGGAGCTCACCATGCAGACGTACGGGTGCCGTGTGATTCAGAAGTGCATAGAGGTGATGCCTTCAGCTGGCCTGGACATCATTCTCGCCGAGCTCAAGGACAACGTGGCAAAGTGCATCCAGGACCAAAACGGCAACCACGTCATCCAGAAGTGCGTCGAGGTCATTCCACAACGGTGTGGCTTTATTATTTCGGCCTTCTCGGGTCGAGTGATGGAGCTGGCCACGCACGCGTACGGGTGTCGTGTGATTCAGTGCATCATGCAGCACTGCCCTGAGCAGGAGGATACCATCTTCAACGAGCTCCTCAAGGCGGTCGATGTGCTGGCGAAGGATCAGTACGGCAACTACGTGATTCAGCACGTTTTGCAGAACGTAAAAGATGAGAGCAAGATCGAGTCCGTCTACGCGGCGCTGAAGCCCAAGTTCTTCTACCTGAGCAAGCAGAAGTTTGCCTCGAACGTGATGGAGAAGCTCTACGCCCGCTCGAGCCCTGCGAACCGCATGGAGATTGTGGAGATGATGTGCGCCGACTTCCCCAGCAAGGCAGATCACGTGGAGATCGTCGCCTTTAAGCGGTCCGCGACAAAGACTGCGGCGATAGTGAACGCGGAGGAGGGTACTTggccgccgacgaggagcaACGCCGATGGCACGGTAaaagaggtgaaggagaaGAACCGCGAGGCGAAGGATGCGGCGATGGGCATCATTGAGGAAGTCGTCTCGGTGGGCCTCGGTCAGCCCAGCATGCTCTGCCTCATGATGAGCGACCAGTACGCCAACtacgtggtgcagcgcgtcctGGACGCGTCCGAGGTGGACCAGTTCGTGAAGCTCGTCGACAACATCGAGAAGTATATACTGCCGATTCGCACCTACACCTACGGCCGCCCCATTGTGCAGCGGCTTTCTCGCCGCAAGCTAGTGCTCGCCCCGGGCGACGAGGCGGGAGAGGCAGGTAGCACCAGTATGAGTAGCCACAATCACAACGAGGGTCGCGCCAACCATAATGAGGGCCGCTCCAACCACAACGAGGGCCGCGCcaaccaccaccgccgctaA
- a CDS encoding 60S ribosomal protein L6, putative produces the protein MCMCLHPRVTFSPPFLPPPLPFLYRCPFLFFVVAFPFSRFRLCTCGCCSACLYVCLSLSLPPPFLHVVCVCVCVCVCVRASARCGVFFVFCCVFCCSCFLFCLLFDDAPPLLLLPFLFFRPASRPVSLSLSPSLLLLRWFPLPACFPWKAAPCAFECTRTNPARRGTAV, from the coding sequence atgtgtatgtgtttgcATCCTCGTGTgaccttctcccctcccttcctccctcccccactcccctTTTTATACAGAtgcccttttttgtttttcgttgtcgctttccctttttctcGTTTTCGTTTGTGTACGTGTGGGTGCTGTTCTGCTTGCCTGTatgtctgcctctctctctctctccctcccccttttctgcacgtcgtgtgtgtgtgtgtgtgtgtgtgtgtgtgcgtgcgtgcgtctgcacGGTGCGGcgttttctttgtgttttgctgtgtgttttgttgtagctgtttccttttctgtttgcTTTTTGATGATgcgccgcccctcctcctcctcccttttcttttttttcgtcccGCCAGCAGACctgtctcgctctcgctctctccctctctcttgttgcTACGCTGgtttcccctccccgcctgCTTTCCGTGGAAAGCGGCGCCGTGCGCTTTTGAGTGTACGCGTACGAATCCCGCAAGAAGGGGAACGGCTGTTTGA